The Streptomyces sp. M92 nucleotide sequence CGTGCTCAGGCGCTGACGCCTCGCGAATCACTCGCGTACGTCGAGAAGTTGTTAGGAGAGCTGTGAGCACCGAGAAGACATGGCCGCGAATGGGTGCCCCCCTGCACTGGTTCAAGAGCAGCTACAGCAGCGAGGAGGGCGGTGAGTGCGTGGAAGTTGCTGTTGATGCCGTCACCGTCCACGTGCGGGACTCGAAGCTGGCGGTGGAAGGAAGGCCGGAGCTGAAGGTAGGGCAGGCGGCATGGACGGCGTTGCTTGGAACAATGTGAAATTGTGCTACTGCTCGCGACGGTCGGCGCCCCTTTCGGGAGAGCGCCGACCGTTGTCATGAGGAACAGGTGTCAGGCCTCACGGCTTGCAGGCGGAGCCCAGCGACCAGCGGCGATCTCCTTGTCCAAGCGAGCTTGGAAGTGACCGTGCGCGGCACGCATCTCGGCCTCGCGGTCCGCCTTGTAGAAGGGGGCGGTGTAGCCGGCCGGGGGTGAGGTGGTCTCTGGGGTATCCAAGTAGGCCATGAGGTCAACGTAATCCTGCTTGGTTTGGCCGTATCCGTACGTATTGTGGTTCGCGGCGATTTTGCGGCCTTTTGCGTCAAAATACATCTCTGACTCGTAGTCGAAGAGGACTGGGTATCGGGACTTGTAGATCGCCACCAGCTGGTCAGCGGTAATGCCAAGCCAGACGGAAACGAG carries:
- a CDS encoding DUF397 domain-containing protein, encoding MSTEKTWPRMGAPLHWFKSSYSSEEGGECVEVAVDAVTVHVRDSKLAVEGRPELKVGQAAWTALLGTM